A part of Oncorhynchus kisutch isolate 150728-3 linkage group LG2, Okis_V2, whole genome shotgun sequence genomic DNA contains:
- the LOC109902761 gene encoding gamma-crystallin M3-like, with protein sequence MHGKIIFFEDKNFQGRSYETSQDCPDMSSHLNRCHSCRVESGCFMVYDRPNFMGNQYFMRRGEYPDYQRMMGMNDCIRSSLNVPMHRGNYKMRIYEKENFGGQMHEMMDDCDSIMDRYRMSDCQSCNVMDGHWLMYEQPHYKGRQMYMRPGEHRNLREMQGHNGMKFSSIRRITDSC encoded by the exons ATGCACGGAAAG ATCATCTTCTTCGAGGACAAGAACTTCCAGGGTCGTTCCTATGAGACCAGTCAGGACTGCCCTGACATGTCCTCCCATCTGAACAGGTGCCACTCCTGCAGGGTTGAGAGTGGCTGCTTCATGGTCTACGATCGCCCCAACTTCATGGGAAACCAGTACTTCATGAGGAGGGGCGAGTACCCTGACTACCAGCGTATGATGGGAATGAACGACTGCATCAGGTCCAGCCTTAACGTCCCCATG CACAGAGGAAACTACAAGATGAGGATCTACGAGAAGGAGAACTTCGGAGGTCAGATGCACGAGATGATGGACGACTGTGACTCCATCATGGATCGTTACCGTATGTCTGACTGCCAGTCCTGCAACGTGATGGACGGCCACTGGCTGATGTATGAGCAGCCCCATTACAAAGGCAGACAGATGTACATGAGGCCCGGAGAGCACAGAAATCTCAGGGAGATGCAGGGACACAACGGAATGAAGTTCAGTTCCATCAGAAGGATCACCGACTCCTGTTAG
- the LOC109902774 gene encoding gamma-crystallin M3-like isoform X3, whose protein sequence is MSNTSMNMGRATFYEDRNFQGRSYECSSDCPDMSSYMSRCQSCRVQSGCFMAYERPNYMGNQYFMRRGEYSDYQSMMGMSDGIRSCRMIPMHRGNFRMRIYERENFGGQMHEMMDDCDSIQERYRMSDCQSCNVMDGHWLMYEQPHFRGRQMYMRPGEYRSFRDMGMGMGGMSGGMRFMSMRRITDMC, encoded by the exons ATGTCCAACACCAGCATGAACATGGGCAGG GCCACCTTCTATGAGGACAGGAACTTCCAGGGCCGCTCTTATGAGTGCAGCTCCGACTGCCCTGACATGTCCTCCTACATGAGCAGGTGTCAATCCTGCAGGGTTCAGAGCGGCTGCTTCATGGCGTACGAGCGCCCCAACTATATGGGAAACCAGTACTTCATGAGGAGGGGAGAGTACTCAGACTACCAGAGTATGATGGGAATGAGCGATGGTATCAGGTCCTGCCGCATGATCCCCATG CACCGTGGAAACTTCAGGATGAGGATCTACGAGAGGGAGAACTTCGGAGGTCAGATGCACGAGATGATGGACGACTGTGACTCCATCCAGGAGCGTTACCGCATGTCCGACTGCCAGTCCTGCAACGTGATGGACGGCCACTGGCTGATGTACGAGCAGCCCCACTTCAGAGGCAGGCAGATGTACATGAGGCCTGGAGAGTACAGGAGCTTCAGGGATATGGGCATGGGAATGGGAG GCATGAGTGGTGGCATGAGGTTCATGAGCATGAGGCGTATCACTGATATGTGCTAG
- the LOC109902774 gene encoding gamma-crystallin M3-like isoform X2 has product MTTTGMNMGRATFYEDRNFQGRSYECSSDCPDMSSYMSRCQSCRVQSGCFMVYERPNYMGNQYFMRRGEYSDYQSMMGMSDGIRSCRMIPMHRGNFRMRIYERENFGGQMHEMMDDCDSIMDRFRMSDCQSCNVMDGHWLMYEQPHYRGRMMYMRPGEYRSFRDMGMGMGGMSGGMRFMSMRRITDMC; this is encoded by the exons ATGACCACCACCGGCATGAACATGGGAAGA GCCACCTTCTACGAGGACAGGAACTTCCAGGGCCGCTCTTATGAGTGCAGCTCCGACTGCCCTGACATGTCCTCCTACATGAGCAGGTGCCAATCCTGCAGGGTTCAGAGCGGCTGCTTCATGGTGTACGAGCGCCCCAACTATATGGGAAACCAGTACTTCATGAGGAGGGGAGAGTACTCAGATTACCAGAGTATGATGGGAATGAGCGATGGTATCAGGTCCTGTCGCATGATCCCCATG CACCGTGGAAACTTCAGGATGAGGATCTACGAGAGGGAGAACTTCGGAGGTCAGATGCACGAGATGATGGACGACTGTGACTCCATCATGGATCGTTTCCGCATGTCTGACTGCCAGTCCTGCAACGTGATGGACGGCCACTGGCTGATGTACGAGCAGCCCCACTACAGAGGAAGGATGATGTACATGAGGCCTGGAGAGTACAGGAGCTTCAGGGATATGGGCATGGGAATGGGAGGCATGAGTGGTGGCATGAGGTTCATGAGCATGAGGCGTATCACTGATATGTGCTAG
- the LOC109902774 gene encoding gamma-crystallin M3-like isoform X1 — translation MSNTSMNMGRATFYEDRNFQGRSYECSSDCPDMSSYMSRCQSCRVQSGCFMAYERPNYMGNQYFMRRGEYSDYQSMMGMSDGIRSCRMIPMHRGNFRMRIYERENFGGQMHEMMDDCDSIQERYRMSDCQSCNVMDGHWLMYEQPHFRGRQMYMRPGEYRSFRDMGMGMGGMSGGMRFMSMRRIMDNMTM, via the exons ATGTCCAACACCAGCATGAACATGGGCAGG GCCACCTTCTATGAGGACAGGAACTTCCAGGGCCGCTCTTATGAGTGCAGCTCCGACTGCCCTGACATGTCCTCCTACATGAGCAGGTGTCAATCCTGCAGGGTTCAGAGCGGCTGCTTCATGGCGTACGAGCGCCCCAACTATATGGGAAACCAGTACTTCATGAGGAGGGGAGAGTACTCAGACTACCAGAGTATGATGGGAATGAGCGATGGTATCAGGTCCTGCCGCATGATCCCCATG CACCGTGGAAACTTCAGGATGAGGATCTACGAGAGGGAGAACTTCGGAGGTCAGATGCACGAGATGATGGACGACTGTGACTCCATCCAGGAGCGTTACCGCATGTCCGACTGCCAGTCCTGCAACGTGATGGACGGCCACTGGCTGATGTACGAGCAGCCCCACTTCAGAGGCAGGCAGATGTACATGAGGCCTGGAGAGTACAGGAGCTTCAGGGATATGGGCATGGGAATGGGAGGCATGAGCGGTGGCATGAGGTTCATGAGCATGAGGCGTATCATGGATAACATGACTATGTAA